From Streptomyces sp. TLI_235, a single genomic window includes:
- a CDS encoding tellurite resistance protein TerB has translation MTGLWGVRPRWRTDVLGDFFCPGCGGDRNYRRQHGRRWLRLLGTPVLPLGPVIGSVQCTSCHGRYGVEALEQLTSVRLAAMLRDAQYTVALAVLAAGGSGSRAGRDAACALIRQAGFEDCGEAQVLASLAALTGRSGGDPQDVDDTAASGAGGLAIELHAALEPLAPHLAPAGRERLVLQGAWIALADGGYLPQERAALAAVGRCLRIGPPQVDDLLEAATRAPR, from the coding sequence GTGACAGGGTTGTGGGGTGTCCGTCCTCGCTGGCGGACTGACGTCCTCGGTGACTTCTTCTGCCCGGGCTGCGGCGGCGACCGCAACTACCGCCGACAGCACGGCCGGCGGTGGCTGCGGTTGCTCGGCACCCCGGTCCTGCCGCTCGGCCCGGTCATCGGCAGCGTGCAGTGCACCAGCTGCCACGGCCGCTACGGCGTCGAGGCACTGGAGCAGCTGACCAGCGTCCGGCTCGCCGCGATGCTGCGGGACGCCCAGTACACCGTCGCCCTCGCCGTGCTCGCCGCCGGCGGCTCCGGCAGCCGGGCCGGCCGCGACGCCGCCTGCGCGCTGATCCGCCAGGCCGGCTTCGAGGACTGCGGCGAGGCCCAGGTGCTCGCCTCGCTCGCCGCGCTGACAGGCCGCAGCGGCGGCGACCCCCAGGACGTCGACGACACCGCCGCGAGCGGCGCCGGCGGCCTCGCCATCGAACTGCACGCCGCCCTCGAACCGCTCGCCCCGCACCTAGCCCCGGCCGGCCGCGAACGGCTGGTCCTGCAGGGTGCCTGGATCGCCCTCGCCGACGGCGGCTACCTGCCGCAGGAGCGGGCCGCCCTCGCCGCCGTCGGGCGCTGCCTGCGGATCGGCCCCCCGCAGGTCGACGATCTGCTGGAGGCCGCGACCCGCGCCCCCCGCTGA
- a CDS encoding DNA replication and repair protein RecO, with protein MSLFRDDGVVLRTQKLGEADRIITLLTRQHGRVRAVARGVRRTKSKFGARLEPFSHVDVQFFSRGSDLVGRSLPLCTQVETIAPYGGRIVEDYARYTAGTAMLETAERFAENEGEPAVQQYLLLVGGLRTLAAGDHEPHLVLDAFLLRSLAVNGYGASFDSCAKCGLPGPNRFFSLQAGGVLCGDCRVPGSAVPSPETLVLLGALLSGDWRTADTCEPRYWREGSGLVAAYLQWHLERGIRSMRYVEK; from the coding sequence ATGAGCCTGTTCCGCGACGACGGCGTGGTGCTGCGCACCCAGAAGCTCGGCGAGGCCGACCGGATCATCACCCTGCTCACCCGCCAGCACGGCCGGGTCCGCGCCGTCGCCCGCGGCGTGCGCCGCACCAAGTCGAAGTTCGGCGCCCGACTGGAGCCGTTCTCCCACGTCGACGTGCAGTTCTTCAGCCGCGGCAGCGACCTGGTCGGCCGCTCGCTGCCGCTGTGCACCCAGGTCGAGACGATCGCCCCCTACGGCGGCCGGATCGTCGAGGACTACGCGCGCTACACCGCCGGCACCGCCATGCTGGAGACCGCCGAGCGCTTCGCAGAGAACGAGGGCGAGCCGGCCGTCCAGCAGTACCTGCTCCTGGTCGGCGGCCTGCGCACGCTCGCCGCCGGGGACCACGAGCCGCACCTGGTGCTCGACGCCTTCCTGCTGCGCTCGCTCGCGGTCAACGGCTACGGCGCGAGTTTCGACTCGTGCGCCAAGTGCGGCCTGCCCGGTCCCAACCGGTTCTTCTCGCTCCAGGCGGGCGGCGTGCTCTGCGGCGACTGTCGGGTGCCTGGAAGTGCCGTACCCTCCCCTGAGACACTGGTCCTGCTCGGCGCACTGCTGTCCGGGGACTGGCGGACGGCGGACACGTGCGAGCCGCGGTACTGGCGCGAGGGCAGCGGACTGGTGGCCGCCTATCTGCAGTGGCACCTGGAGCGGGGCATCCGCTCGATGAGATACGTGGAGAAATGA
- a CDS encoding undecaprenyl diphosphate synthase: MAARRLFGSKQRVYETPAPHPSGARPPKIPGELVPNHVACVMDGNGRWAKERGLPRTEGHKVGEAVVLDVLRGCLEIGVKNLSLYAFSTENWKRSPDEVKFLMNFNRDVIRRRRDEMDALGIRIRWAGRMPKMWKSVVQELQVAQEQTKDNDAMTLYFCVNYGGRAEIADAAQAIARDVAAGRLDPKKVNEKTFAKYLYYPDMPDVDLFLRPSGEQRTSNFLAWQSAYAEFVFQDVLWPDFDRRDLWRACEQYARRDRRFGGAIPNEVEAAEVAAAAAAELPAQR; this comes from the coding sequence ATGGCAGCACGACGGCTCTTCGGCAGCAAGCAGCGGGTGTACGAGACCCCGGCGCCGCACCCGAGCGGTGCCCGGCCGCCGAAGATCCCGGGCGAGCTGGTGCCGAACCACGTGGCCTGCGTGATGGACGGCAACGGCCGCTGGGCCAAGGAGCGCGGCCTGCCCCGCACCGAGGGCCACAAGGTCGGCGAGGCCGTCGTCCTCGACGTGCTCCGCGGCTGCCTGGAGATCGGCGTCAAGAACCTCTCGCTGTACGCCTTCTCCACCGAGAACTGGAAGCGGTCCCCGGACGAGGTGAAGTTCCTGATGAACTTCAACCGGGACGTCATCCGCCGCCGCCGCGACGAGATGGACGCCCTGGGCATCCGGATCCGCTGGGCCGGCCGCATGCCCAAGATGTGGAAGAGCGTCGTCCAGGAGCTCCAGGTCGCCCAGGAGCAGACCAAGGACAACGACGCCATGACGCTCTACTTCTGCGTCAACTACGGCGGCCGCGCCGAGATCGCCGACGCCGCCCAGGCCATCGCCCGCGACGTCGCCGCCGGCCGGCTCGACCCGAAGAAGGTCAACGAGAAGACCTTCGCCAAGTACCTGTACTACCCGGACATGCCGGACGTCGACCTGTTCCTGCGGCCCAGCGGCGAGCAGCGCACCTCCAACTTCCTCGCCTGGCAGTCCGCCTACGCCGAGTTCGTCTTCCAGGACGTGCTCTGGCCGGACTTCGACCGCCGCGACCTGTGGCGCGCCTGCGAGCAGTACGCCCGGCGCGACCGCCGCTTCGGCGGGGCGATCCCCAACGAGGTGGAGGCCGCGGAGGTCGCTGCTGCCGCCGCCGCCGAGCTGCCCGCCCAGCGCTGA
- a CDS encoding Fur family zinc uptake regulator, with protein MTTAGPTPRARSTRQRAAVSAALDEIEDFRSAQELHDMLKHRGDSVGLTTVYRTLQSLAEAGEVDVLRTAEGEAVYRRCSSGHHHHLVCRSCGATVEVEGPAVEHWANAVAAEHGFSDIAHTLEIFGTCGTCAQKA; from the coding sequence GTGACCACCGCAGGCCCGACGCCGCGCGCCCGATCCACTCGGCAGCGAGCCGCCGTCTCGGCGGCGCTGGACGAGATCGAGGACTTCCGCAGCGCCCAGGAACTGCACGACATGCTCAAGCACCGGGGCGACTCGGTGGGTCTGACCACGGTCTACCGCACGCTGCAGTCGCTTGCCGAGGCCGGTGAGGTGGACGTGCTGCGGACGGCCGAGGGCGAGGCGGTGTACCGGCGGTGCAGCAGCGGGCACCACCACCACCTGGTGTGCCGCAGCTGCGGCGCCACGGTCGAGGTGGAGGGCCCGGCGGTCGAGCACTGGGCGAACGCGGTCGCGGCCGAGCACGGCTTCAGCGACATCGCGCACACCCTGGAGATCTTCGGCACCTGCGGGACCTGCGCGCAGAAGGCCTGA
- a CDS encoding zinc transport system permease protein, with the protein MIEMLQFDFMQRALVAAVLVGITAPAVGVYLVQRRQALMGDGIGHVALTGVGLGFLFQTSPVWMAVLVCVLGAVVMELVRSRGNQRGDIALAMLFYGGMACGKLLVSVSAQAGSGNLESYLWGSILTVGPSDLATIAVLAAVVVAVTFGLRRQLFAICQDEEFARVTGIPVRLLNLLLAVMAAVTVTVAMRVVGLLLVSALMVVPVAAAQQVTRSFRATQTAAVGLGITVAVLGVAGSYQADVPSGPAIVLLAIAAFALLGALAGPLAARRHRAAPDAGPDVCDVVLPAQSTGPEANPTSGPGPAPAGPEERRESEPSAGRGLAQ; encoded by the coding sequence ATGATCGAGATGCTCCAGTTCGACTTCATGCAGCGGGCGCTGGTCGCCGCCGTGCTGGTCGGCATCACCGCGCCGGCCGTCGGCGTCTACCTGGTGCAGCGGCGCCAGGCCCTGATGGGCGACGGCATCGGGCACGTCGCGCTCACCGGTGTCGGCCTCGGCTTCCTGTTCCAGACCAGCCCGGTCTGGATGGCCGTCCTGGTCTGCGTGCTCGGCGCGGTCGTGATGGAACTCGTCCGCTCGCGCGGCAACCAGCGCGGCGACATCGCCCTCGCGATGCTCTTCTACGGCGGCATGGCCTGCGGAAAGCTGCTGGTCAGCGTGAGCGCCCAGGCCGGCAGCGGCAACCTGGAGTCCTACCTGTGGGGCTCCATCCTCACCGTGGGCCCGTCGGACCTCGCCACCATCGCCGTGCTCGCCGCGGTGGTCGTGGCCGTCACCTTCGGGCTGCGCCGCCAGCTCTTCGCGATCTGCCAGGACGAGGAGTTCGCCCGGGTCACCGGCATCCCCGTCCGGCTGCTGAACCTGCTGCTCGCCGTGATGGCGGCGGTCACCGTGACCGTGGCCATGCGGGTGGTCGGCCTGCTGCTGGTCAGCGCGCTGATGGTGGTCCCGGTGGCGGCGGCGCAGCAGGTGACCCGCTCGTTCCGGGCGACCCAGACGGCGGCGGTCGGGCTCGGGATCACCGTGGCGGTGCTCGGCGTGGCGGGTTCGTACCAGGCCGACGTGCCGTCCGGTCCGGCCATCGTGCTGCTGGCGATCGCGGCCTTCGCGCTGCTCGGGGCGCTCGCCGGGCCGCTGGCCGCGCGCCGGCACCGGGCGGCTCCGGACGCCGGGCCGGACGTCTGCGACGTGGTGCTGCCCGCGCAGTCCACCGGCCCGGAGGCGAACCCGACTTCGGGCCCGGGCCCGGCGCCGGCGGGGCCGGAGGAGCGGCGCGAGAGCGAGCCGTCCGCGGGCCGGGGGCTGGCACAATGA
- a CDS encoding zinc transport system ATP-binding protein, which yields MSPVLPGRAAAPDAPATTAPAAADAPATTDDRPPAVSLREAVASVGGRPVLRGVDLTVRPGEVVALLGANGSGKSTTVKAVIGGVPLDRGRLELFGTPYRSFRAWRRIGYVPQRTTAAGGVPATVREVVSTGRLPQHRLLPFRRRDRAAVDRALAAVGMRDRAEDGVAGLSGGQHQRVLIARALVGEPDLLIMDEPMAGVDVASQQVLADILRREAERGCAVLLVLHELGPLEPLIDRAVVLRDGCVAHDGPPPRGVGQHALPGHDHVHPHADDHTHPRGLLA from the coding sequence ATGAGCCCAGTCCTCCCCGGGCGCGCCGCCGCGCCGGACGCACCCGCCACCACCGCACCCGCCGCGGCCGACGCGCCCGCGACCACCGACGACCGGCCCCCCGCCGTCAGCCTCCGCGAGGCGGTGGCCTCGGTCGGCGGCCGCCCGGTGCTGCGCGGCGTCGACCTCACCGTCCGCCCCGGCGAGGTGGTGGCCCTGCTCGGCGCCAACGGCTCCGGCAAGTCCACCACCGTCAAGGCGGTGATCGGCGGCGTCCCGCTGGACCGCGGCCGCCTGGAGCTGTTCGGCACCCCCTACCGCTCGTTCCGCGCCTGGCGCCGGATCGGCTACGTGCCGCAGCGCACCACCGCCGCCGGCGGCGTGCCCGCGACCGTCCGCGAGGTGGTCTCCACCGGACGGCTGCCGCAGCACCGGCTGCTGCCCTTCCGGCGGCGCGACCGCGCGGCCGTCGACCGGGCGCTTGCCGCGGTCGGCATGCGGGACCGCGCCGAGGACGGCGTCGCCGGCCTCTCCGGCGGCCAGCACCAGCGGGTGCTGATCGCCCGGGCGCTGGTCGGCGAGCCGGATCTGCTGATCATGGACGAGCCGATGGCCGGGGTCGACGTGGCCAGCCAGCAGGTGCTCGCCGACATCCTGCGCCGGGAGGCCGAACGCGGCTGCGCCGTCCTGCTCGTGCTGCACGAACTCGGGCCGCTGGAGCCGCTCATCGACCGCGCCGTGGTGCTGCGGGACGGCTGTGTGGCGCACGACGGCCCGCCGCCCCGGGGGGTCGGCCAGCACGCGCTGCCCGGCCACGACCACGTCCACCCGCACGCCGACGACCACACCCACCCCCGAGGACTGCTCGCATGA
- a CDS encoding zinc transport system substrate-binding protein, which yields MTLPRLPGGARRPARAAALTATALAAALTLTACGGTSSAQDAGGRLSVVASFYPMEFLASQIGGEHVKVTDLTAAGVEPHDLELTAKQVGAVQKAGAVVYLKGLQPTVDRAVAQSHSHHVVDATAASPLVDHHLDEGGEEEHGHEHGGPAGDPHIWLDPSRYAAVAKAVGAEFAEADPAHAADYEKNTADLVTRLTALDKEFQDGLKGSRSKAFVTSHAAFGYLADHYGLEQIAINGVDPEAEPSPARLALIQQAARAHGVTTIFFESLVSPALATSVAKDLKLQTAVLDPIEGIKDGKGDYFSVMRQNLTNLRAALGATS from the coding sequence ATGACGCTCCCCCGACTCCCCGGCGGCGCCCGCCGCCCCGCCCGGGCCGCCGCCCTCACTGCCACCGCCCTCGCCGCCGCCCTCACCCTGACGGCCTGCGGCGGCACCAGCAGTGCGCAGGACGCCGGCGGCAGACTGTCGGTGGTCGCGTCCTTCTACCCGATGGAGTTCCTCGCGTCGCAGATCGGCGGCGAGCACGTGAAGGTCACCGACCTGACGGCCGCCGGCGTGGAGCCGCACGACCTCGAACTCACCGCCAAGCAGGTCGGCGCCGTCCAGAAGGCCGGCGCCGTGGTCTACCTGAAGGGCCTGCAGCCGACGGTCGACCGGGCCGTCGCACAGTCCCATTCCCATCACGTCGTCGACGCCACCGCGGCGTCCCCGCTGGTCGACCACCACCTCGACGAGGGCGGCGAGGAGGAGCACGGCCACGAGCACGGCGGACCGGCCGGCGACCCGCACATCTGGCTCGACCCGAGCCGGTACGCGGCGGTCGCCAAGGCGGTCGGCGCCGAGTTCGCCGAGGCCGACCCGGCGCACGCCGCCGACTACGAGAAGAACACCGCCGACCTGGTCACCCGCCTCACCGCCCTGGACAAGGAGTTCCAGGACGGCCTGAAGGGCAGCCGGTCCAAGGCCTTCGTCACCAGCCACGCCGCCTTCGGCTACCTCGCCGACCACTACGGCCTGGAGCAGATCGCGATCAACGGCGTCGACCCGGAGGCCGAGCCCAGCCCGGCCCGGCTCGCCCTGATCCAGCAGGCGGCCCGCGCGCACGGCGTCACCACCATCTTCTTCGAGAGCCTGGTGAGCCCCGCGCTCGCCACCAGCGTCGCGAAGGACCTGAAGCTGCAGACCGCCGTCCTCGACCCGATCGAGGGCATCAAGGACGGCAAGGGCGACTACTTCTCGGTGATGCGGCAGAACCTGACCAACCTCCGGGCGGCGCTCGGCGCCACCAGCTGA
- a CDS encoding glycyl-tRNA synthetase — MAADKIDTIVSLSKRRGFVYPCSEIYGGTRAAWDYGPLGVELKENIKRLWWRSMVTAREDVVGIDSSVILAREVWEASGHVATFNDPLTECLSCHKRFRADHLEEAYEAKHGKLPANGLADINCPNCGNKGAFTEPKEFSGMLKTHLGPVEDGSGLAYLRPETAQGIFTNFKAVQTTSRKKPPFGIAQVGKSFRNEITPGNFIFRTREFEQMEMEFFVKPGEDEKWHEYWLEQRWNWYRDLGLREENMRFFDHPKEKLSHYAKRTVDIEYRFNFGGTEFSELEGIANRTDYDLAVHSEHSGQDLKYFDQESGERYFPYVIEPAAGLNRALLAFLLDAYFEDEAPNAKGQMEKRVGMRLDPRLAPVKVAVLPLSRNADLSPKARGLAADLRTAWNVDFDDAGAIGKRYRRQDEIGTPFCVTVDFDTLEDNAVTVRERDTMAQERVSLDQVKSYLGARLIGC, encoded by the coding sequence GTGGCCGCCGACAAGATCGACACGATCGTCAGCCTGAGCAAGCGCCGTGGCTTCGTCTACCCCTGCAGCGAGATCTACGGCGGTACCCGCGCCGCCTGGGACTACGGTCCGCTGGGTGTGGAGCTCAAGGAGAACATCAAGCGCCTCTGGTGGCGTTCGATGGTCACCGCTCGCGAGGACGTCGTCGGCATCGACTCCTCGGTGATCCTCGCCCGCGAGGTCTGGGAGGCCTCCGGCCACGTCGCCACCTTCAACGACCCGCTCACCGAGTGCCTCTCCTGTCACAAGCGCTTCCGCGCCGACCACCTGGAGGAGGCGTACGAGGCCAAGCACGGCAAGCTGCCGGCCAACGGCCTCGCCGACATCAACTGCCCGAACTGCGGGAACAAGGGCGCCTTCACGGAGCCCAAGGAGTTCTCGGGCATGCTGAAGACGCACCTCGGCCCGGTCGAGGACGGCTCCGGCCTCGCCTACCTCCGCCCGGAGACCGCGCAGGGCATCTTCACCAACTTCAAGGCCGTCCAGACCACCTCGCGCAAGAAGCCGCCGTTCGGCATCGCCCAGGTCGGCAAGAGCTTCCGCAACGAGATCACCCCCGGCAACTTCATCTTCCGCACCCGCGAGTTCGAGCAGATGGAGATGGAGTTCTTCGTCAAGCCGGGCGAGGACGAGAAGTGGCACGAGTACTGGCTCGAGCAGCGCTGGAACTGGTACCGCGACCTCGGCCTGCGCGAGGAGAACATGCGCTTCTTCGACCACCCGAAGGAGAAGCTCTCCCACTACGCCAAGCGCACGGTCGACATCGAGTACCGCTTCAACTTCGGCGGCACCGAGTTCTCCGAGCTGGAGGGCATCGCCAACCGCACGGACTACGACCTCGCCGTGCACAGCGAGCACTCCGGCCAGGACCTCAAGTACTTCGACCAGGAGTCCGGCGAGCGCTACTTCCCGTACGTGATCGAGCCGGCGGCCGGCCTCAACCGCGCGCTGCTCGCCTTCCTGCTCGACGCGTACTTCGAGGACGAGGCCCCCAACGCCAAGGGCCAGATGGAGAAGCGCGTCGGGATGCGCCTCGACCCGCGCCTCGCGCCGGTCAAGGTCGCCGTGCTCCCGCTCTCCCGCAACGCCGACCTCTCGCCGAAGGCCCGCGGCCTCGCCGCCGACCTGCGCACCGCGTGGAACGTCGACTTCGACGACGCCGGCGCCATCGGCAAGCGCTACCGCCGCCAGGACGAGATCGGCACGCCGTTCTGCGTCACCGTCGACTTCGACACCCTCGAGGACAACGCGGTGACCGTCCGCGAGCGCGACACCATGGCCCAGGAGCGCGTCTCCCTCGACCAGGTGAAGTCCTACCTCGGCGCCCGACTGATCGGCTGCTGA
- a CDS encoding MFS transporter — protein sequence MTQQLTLPRTTSPAGRAANATTLGVAGLVTVLLGAFLPMLDFFIVNVALPTIDHDLAAGPAVLELVAAGYGIAFAVLLVLGGRLGDALGRRRLFVAGAALFAVTSLACGLAPTAWTLVAARVAQGASAALLLPQVLATITAASGGAQRARALGIYGAVGGISVVIGQVLGGMMVAADLFGTGWRAVFLLNVPFALVTAALAVRYVPETRASRAAGVDLPGTALLTAALLALFVPLMEGRAVGWPLWTWLLLGLFPLLAAAFVAVERRAERRGGTPLVPLSLLRIPEMRRGLGIALPYFTGFGGFMFVIAILLQHGLRLGPVAAGWALVPMATGYFAASLSGPRLVGRFGSRVITAGAVVQGIGLVTLLATVLADWAHFSPLRMLPGVALAGIGQGLVGTPLFRVVLSKVPAERAGVGSGVLATTQQSSLALGVATLGTLFLAVAPTMGFAHALALVLALQFGGSVAIAALSLRLPRSVV from the coding sequence GTGACTCAGCAACTGACGCTTCCACGGACCACCTCCCCCGCCGGTCGTGCCGCGAACGCCACCACCCTGGGTGTCGCCGGCCTCGTCACCGTCCTGCTCGGCGCCTTCCTGCCGATGCTCGACTTCTTCATCGTCAACGTCGCGCTGCCCACCATCGACCACGATCTCGCGGCGGGCCCCGCGGTGCTGGAACTCGTCGCCGCCGGGTACGGCATCGCCTTCGCCGTGCTGCTGGTGCTCGGCGGCCGCCTCGGCGACGCGCTCGGCCGGCGGCGCCTGTTCGTCGCCGGCGCGGCGCTGTTCGCCGTGACCTCGCTCGCCTGCGGCCTCGCGCCGACGGCCTGGACGCTGGTGGCGGCGCGGGTCGCCCAGGGCGCGTCCGCGGCACTGCTGCTGCCCCAGGTGCTGGCCACCATCACCGCCGCGAGCGGCGGGGCGCAGCGGGCCCGCGCCCTCGGCATCTACGGCGCGGTCGGCGGCATCTCCGTGGTCATCGGCCAGGTCCTCGGCGGCATGATGGTCGCGGCGGACCTGTTCGGCACCGGCTGGCGCGCCGTCTTCCTGCTGAACGTCCCGTTCGCCCTGGTGACCGCGGCGCTCGCGGTGCGGTACGTGCCGGAGACCCGGGCGAGCCGGGCGGCCGGGGTGGACCTGCCGGGCACGGCGCTGCTGACGGCCGCGCTGCTCGCCCTGTTCGTCCCGCTGATGGAGGGCCGCGCCGTCGGCTGGCCGCTGTGGACCTGGCTGCTGCTCGGCCTGTTCCCGCTGCTCGCCGCCGCCTTCGTGGCCGTGGAGCGGCGCGCCGAACGGCGCGGCGGCACACCACTGGTGCCGCTCTCGCTGCTGCGCATCCCCGAGATGCGCCGCGGGCTCGGGATCGCGCTGCCGTACTTCACCGGCTTCGGCGGCTTCATGTTCGTCATCGCGATCCTGCTCCAGCACGGCCTGCGGCTCGGCCCGGTCGCCGCCGGCTGGGCCCTGGTGCCGATGGCCACCGGGTACTTCGCGGCCTCGCTCTCCGGTCCGCGTCTGGTGGGCCGCTTCGGCAGCCGGGTGATCACGGCGGGCGCGGTGGTCCAGGGCATCGGTCTGGTCACGCTGCTCGCCACCGTCCTGGCGGACTGGGCGCACTTCTCGCCGCTGCGGATGCTCCCCGGTGTCGCCCTGGCGGGCATCGGCCAGGGCCTGGTGGGCACACCGCTGTTCCGGGTGGTGCTGTCCAAGGTGCCGGCCGAGCGGGCGGGTGTCGGCAGCGGGGTCCTGGCGACCACCCAGCAGTCCAGCCTCGCGCTCGGCGTCGCGACACTCGGGACGCTCTTCCTCGCCGTCGCGCCCACCATGGGCTTCGCGCACGCGCTGGCACTGGTGCTCGCCCTGCAGTTCGGCGGATCGGTGGCCATCGCCGCGCTCAGCCTGCGGCTGCCGCGCTCGGTCGTCTGA
- a CDS encoding helix-turn-helix protein has protein sequence MLGSMATTVSSAGRPAQAAPAPAAARRQELAAFLRSRRERISPEQVGLPDTGRRRTPGLRREEVAHLATVGVTWYTWLEQGRDIQVSSQVLQSVARALLLDPTERAHLFVLAGAEDPAPVVECATVTPAARALLAQLEPVPAAVLNSRYDILAYNRAYTWITGDLDALPFEDRNLMWLAFTDSAFRRSLVDIEEAGPAMAARFRTAMADHGAEPAWKTLLNRLRKASPQFEEVWRQHEVAGLGNGLKRFLVPDVGLLRFEYTNLWLGPRPGPRLVAYTPQDEETRAGLERLAALSRTA, from the coding sequence ATGCTGGGGAGCATGGCTACCACCGTCTCCTCCGCAGGCCGCCCCGCCCAGGCCGCCCCGGCACCCGCCGCGGCCCGCCGCCAGGAGCTGGCCGCCTTCCTCCGCAGCCGCCGCGAACGCATCTCCCCCGAGCAGGTGGGCCTTCCGGACACCGGCCGCCGCCGCACCCCGGGCCTGCGCCGCGAGGAGGTGGCGCACCTCGCCACCGTGGGCGTCACCTGGTACACGTGGCTGGAGCAGGGGCGGGACATCCAGGTCTCCTCGCAGGTCCTGCAGTCGGTGGCCCGGGCGCTGCTGCTCGACCCGACGGAGCGCGCCCACCTGTTCGTCCTGGCCGGTGCGGAGGATCCGGCACCGGTCGTCGAGTGCGCCACCGTCACCCCGGCCGCGCGGGCGCTGCTCGCCCAGCTGGAGCCCGTGCCGGCCGCGGTGCTGAACAGCCGGTACGACATCCTCGCCTACAACCGGGCGTACACCTGGATCACGGGCGACCTCGACGCGCTCCCGTTCGAGGACCGCAATCTGATGTGGCTGGCCTTCACCGACTCCGCGTTCCGGCGGAGCCTCGTCGACATCGAGGAGGCGGGCCCCGCGATGGCGGCCAGGTTCCGCACCGCCATGGCCGACCACGGCGCCGAGCCGGCCTGGAAGACCCTGCTGAACCGGCTGCGCAAGGCCTCGCCGCAGTTCGAGGAGGTGTGGCGGCAGCACGAGGTCGCCGGCCTCGGCAACGGCCTGAAGCGCTTCCTGGTGCCGGACGTCGGCCTGCTGCGCTTCGAGTACACCAATCTCTGGCTCGGCCCGCGGCCCGGCCCGCGGCTGGTCGCCTACACGCCCCAGGACGAGGAGACCCGGGCCGGCCTGGAGCGGCTCGCTGCCCTGTCCAGGACCGCCTGA
- a CDS encoding nifR3 family TIM-barrel protein: MTTTPSTPDTVGAAEAAGAPTTAAVAEFTPLDIGPMRVWPPVVLAPMAGITNAPFRTLCREQSGGKGLFVSEMITTRALVERNAKTMQLITFDPSEKPRSIQLYGVDPVTVGKAARMIADEGLADHIDLNFGCPVPKVTRKGGGSALPYKRNLLRDILREAVSNAGDLPVTMKMRKGIDDDHLTFLDAGRIGAEEGVSAIALHGRTAAQHYGGTADWSAIARLRESVPGHIPVLGNGDIWSAEDALRMMRETGCDGVVVGRGCLGRPWLFKDLVAVFEGDADHARPTFGEVSRAMVRHAQLLGEWLGDEARGVIDFRKHVAWYTKGFSVGSELRVRLANASSLVELAELLEQIDQAQLWPAGADGPRGRTSGNNRVVLPDGWLDDPYDCAVPSVDAESDTSGG, from the coding sequence ATGACCACCACGCCCAGCACACCCGACACCGTCGGCGCCGCCGAAGCCGCCGGTGCGCCGACCACCGCCGCGGTTGCCGAGTTCACCCCCCTGGACATCGGCCCGATGCGGGTGTGGCCGCCGGTGGTGCTGGCGCCCATGGCCGGGATCACCAACGCGCCGTTCCGCACGCTCTGCCGTGAGCAGAGCGGCGGCAAGGGGCTGTTCGTCTCCGAGATGATCACCACCCGGGCGCTGGTCGAGCGCAACGCCAAGACCATGCAGCTGATCACGTTCGACCCGAGCGAGAAGCCGCGGTCGATCCAGCTGTACGGCGTCGACCCGGTCACCGTCGGCAAGGCCGCCCGGATGATCGCCGACGAGGGCCTCGCCGACCACATCGACCTGAACTTCGGCTGCCCCGTCCCCAAGGTCACCCGCAAGGGCGGCGGCTCGGCCCTCCCGTACAAGCGGAACCTGCTGCGGGACATCCTGCGCGAGGCCGTCTCCAACGCCGGGGACCTGCCGGTCACCATGAAGATGCGCAAGGGCATCGACGACGACCACCTCACCTTCCTGGACGCCGGCCGGATCGGTGCCGAGGAGGGCGTCTCGGCGATCGCGCTGCACGGCCGCACGGCCGCCCAGCACTACGGCGGCACCGCCGACTGGTCGGCGATCGCCCGGCTGCGCGAGTCGGTGCCCGGGCACATCCCGGTGCTCGGCAACGGCGACATCTGGTCGGCCGAGGACGCGCTGCGGATGATGCGCGAGACCGGCTGCGACGGCGTGGTGGTCGGCCGCGGCTGCCTGGGCCGGCCCTGGCTGTTCAAGGACCTGGTCGCGGTCTTCGAGGGCGACGCCGACCACGCCCGCCCGACCTTCGGCGAGGTCTCCCGGGCGATGGTGCGCCACGCGCAGCTGCTCGGCGAGTGGCTCGGTGACGAGGCCCGCGGCGTGATCGACTTCCGCAAGCACGTGGCCTGGTACACCAAGGGCTTCTCGGTCGGCTCGGAGCTGCGCGTGCGACTGGCCAACGCGTCCTCGCTGGTCGAGCTGGCGGAGCTGCTGGAGCAGATCGACCAGGCGCAGCTCTGGCCGGCCGGCGCGGACGGCCCGCGGGGCCGGACGAGCGGCAACAACCGGGTGGTACTGCCGGACGGCTGGTTGGACGATCCGTACGACTGCGCCGTCCCCTCCGTTGACGCCGAATCGGACACATCTGGCGGATGA